TCATGCTCTTCAGCGATTTGACGAACGACTGGTTTTTTGAGCTCACCAACTGGGAACAGGGTTTTGGCAAGCTTGTCACCGCCAACCGCATGTAAGAAGTAGCTTTGGTCTTTATTATTATCGAGCCCACGTAGCAATTGAGCCACTTCAATACCGTCATTATTCTTATAGTTCACACTGCGGCGGGTATAGTGACCAGTGGCGATATAATCAGCACCAAGCGTTAAGGCATAGTCTAAGAATGCTTTAAACTTGATTTCTTTATTACATAAAATATCGGGATTTGGCGTGCGACCCGCTTTATATTCCGCTAAAAAATGCTCAAAGACGCGATCCCAATATTCCATGGCAAAGTTGGCGGTATGCAGTTTTATGCCAATTTTGTCGCACACCGCTTGCGCATCTGCTAAGTCATCCATCGCTGTACAATATTCGGTACCGTCATCTTCTTCCCAGTTCTTCATAAACAGACCTTCGACCATAAAGCCTGCCTGCTGAAGCAATACGGCAGACACAGAAGAGTCGACTCCGCCTGACATGCCAACAATCACATGCTTAGTGCTAGGATCATTGATATCGGCAAGCGTTAGAGGGCGATGGGCGTCAAAAGAAGTAGAAGCTGATGTGTTAGAA
The window above is part of the Psychrobacter cryohalolentis K5 genome. Proteins encoded here:
- the mnmA gene encoding tRNA 2-thiouridine(34) synthase MnmA, producing MSAIPNASNTSASTSFDAHRPLTLADINDPSTKHVIVGMSGGVDSSVSAVLLQQAGFMVEGLFMKNWEEDDGTEYCTAMDDLADAQAVCDKIGIKLHTANFAMEYWDRVFEHFLAEYKAGRTPNPDILCNKEIKFKAFLDYALTLGADYIATGHYTRRSVNYKNNDGIEVAQLLRGLDNNKDQSYFLHAVGGDKLAKTLFPVGELKKPVVRQIAEEHDLITANKKDSTGICFIGERRFKDFLQQYLPAQKGDIVTDDGITIGTHDGLMYYTLGQRGGIGIGGVKDRPEEPWFVLAKDLDNNRLIVGQGHEHAMMLSNELQAYKLDWVDVLPPADIFSEDGLRCMAKSRYRQPDQACTVFANNENGSEVRVVFDEPQRAVTPGQSAVFYIDEVCLGGGVIASIDAPCGI